A section of the Polyangium spumosum genome encodes:
- a CDS encoding tetratricopeptide repeat protein, producing the protein MDQFSAHLDRGWDLVQRGDTRGAEASARRALELDPNSPEAHNLLGYVAALEGDGEEAIENYRQAIALDDTYLEAMLNAAEVYIHPLGEYDQAIEMCDQALDLAEVDEEIIDALLLKFDALLAKGDTEEAARVVERIPSGPYDNPNHTFLVGRALYEIGQTERAARLVEEAAMKDPRHVEAYYYLGLVRDERGDMRGATQAFLHARELDIEMGLPPWAPGREAFAGIAQKAIAGLNPVLRRYVDAADVYVSDVPGMELVAEGVDPRALVLLDGLMSDDLSRGGRADVPCARIFVYAINVARLAGSVEGIEREISLALEREITATFLEAEQAERPESELN; encoded by the coding sequence ATGGACCAGTTCTCGGCCCACCTCGATCGCGGGTGGGATCTCGTTCAGCGTGGGGATACCCGCGGCGCCGAGGCTTCGGCGCGCCGAGCGCTGGAGCTCGATCCCAATTCTCCCGAGGCTCACAACCTCCTGGGTTACGTCGCGGCCCTCGAAGGCGACGGCGAGGAGGCGATCGAGAATTATCGGCAGGCCATCGCCCTCGATGACACCTACCTCGAGGCCATGCTCAACGCGGCCGAGGTGTACATCCATCCGCTCGGCGAGTACGACCAGGCGATCGAGATGTGCGACCAGGCCCTCGATCTCGCCGAGGTCGACGAGGAGATCATCGATGCCCTCCTCCTCAAGTTCGATGCCCTCCTCGCGAAGGGGGACACGGAGGAGGCCGCTCGTGTCGTCGAGCGGATTCCGAGCGGGCCGTACGACAACCCCAATCATACCTTCCTCGTCGGGCGCGCGCTTTACGAGATCGGGCAGACGGAGCGGGCCGCGCGGCTCGTGGAAGAGGCGGCGATGAAGGATCCGCGGCACGTGGAGGCGTACTACTACCTCGGGCTCGTGCGCGACGAACGCGGCGACATGCGGGGCGCGACGCAGGCCTTCTTGCATGCGCGTGAGCTCGACATCGAGATGGGGCTGCCTCCCTGGGCGCCGGGGCGCGAGGCGTTCGCCGGGATCGCGCAGAAGGCGATCGCCGGGCTGAACCCGGTCTTGCGTCGGTACGTCGATGCGGCCGACGTGTACGTCTCCGACGTCCCCGGCATGGAGCTCGTGGCCGAGGGCGTCGACCCGCGAGCGCTCGTCTTGCTGGATGGGCTCATGTCGGACGACCTCTCTCGTGGCGGGCGCGCGGATGTGCCTTGCGCGCGGATCTTCGTGTATGCGATCAACGTGGCCAGGCTCGCTGGCAGCGTCGAGGGCATCGAGCGGGAGATCAGCCTCGCGCTCGAGCGGGAGATCACCGCGACCTTCCTCGAGGCCGAGCAGGCCGAACGCCCGGAGAGCGAGCTCAACTGA